Proteins from a genomic interval of Sulfurospirillum oryzae:
- a CDS encoding uracil-DNA glycosylase, translating to MTHIEKIRLLKLLYQYRAMGFEYFQEYRPLSQSKQPVLSHNLEELKSSVAQCHLCALSKSRKNVIFGAGNLKAKVMFIGDNPGVSEDETGMLFSGKSGELLANMIEKVLLIPKEEVYVTTILKCKTPDNRVPTPEEVACCKPYVMQQIQTIRPQIIVALGPVSFHHLTGEYDTPIDKIRGTVLNFGEAKLIPTFHPSFLLRNPSAKKEVFADMLKVRSML from the coding sequence ATGACTCACATTGAAAAAATAAGACTTTTAAAACTTTTGTACCAATACAGGGCGATGGGATTTGAATACTTTCAAGAGTATAGACCACTTTCTCAAAGCAAACAACCTGTCTTGTCGCACAATTTAGAAGAGCTTAAAAGCAGTGTTGCACAGTGTCATCTCTGCGCGCTATCAAAGAGTCGTAAGAACGTCATTTTTGGTGCAGGTAATCTCAAAGCTAAGGTCATGTTCATCGGCGACAATCCTGGTGTCAGTGAAGATGAAACCGGTATGCTCTTTTCGGGCAAAAGCGGTGAATTGCTTGCAAATATGATCGAAAAAGTCCTCCTCATCCCTAAAGAAGAGGTCTACGTTACCACGATCTTAAAATGTAAAACACCGGACAATCGTGTTCCAACACCCGAAGAAGTTGCGTGTTGTAAACCCTATGTGATGCAGCAGATCCAAACGATTCGACCGCAAATCATCGTTGCTCTTGGACCCGTCAGTTTTCATCATCTCACAGGTGAGTATGATACACCTATCGATAAAATACGTGGAACAGTGCTCAATTTTGGTGAAGCCAAATTGATCCCAACGTTTCACCCAAGTTTTTTACTGCGAAACCCCAGTGCGAAAAAAGAGGTTTTTGCAGATATGTTAAAAGTAAGGAGTATGTTATGA
- a CDS encoding leucine-rich repeat domain-containing protein, whose product MSENIRDFAHWVKSQGLEHTLPRELSKLESLTTLDLSRKKLKSLPESIGVLQNLSVLKISGNRLSELPKSICSLKNLRNLQCENNLLQSLPETFGELLSLVILNLNGNQLSSLPKSFYDLTNLTRLTLAVNRLSHLDGAFKNLKKLLHVSLDTNYFSTLPDVFSSMQSLYYLDLSFNKLTTLPQSLGEIKELETLILEGNLLQNLPSLEAHDMLVKLNLASNHLTSIDFDLSKLEDLQILSLENNLLESVPNTLCKLSKLTSLDLSANRLKNLPECIGNLSHLYELDVEENLLSNLPNSIKNLKNLKNLFIANNNNLQKPNLPSLEYCDVE is encoded by the coding sequence ATGAGTGAGAATATTCGCGATTTTGCACACTGGGTTAAATCCCAAGGCTTAGAGCATACTCTGCCTCGGGAACTCTCAAAACTTGAAAGCCTCACCACTCTTGATCTGAGTCGTAAAAAGCTCAAAAGCCTGCCTGAAAGCATTGGAGTGTTGCAAAACCTTAGTGTGCTTAAAATCTCGGGTAACCGCCTAAGCGAGCTTCCAAAAAGCATTTGCTCGCTTAAAAATCTTCGCAATTTACAGTGCGAAAACAATCTGTTGCAAAGCCTGCCAGAAACCTTTGGCGAACTTTTATCTTTGGTTATTTTAAACCTCAATGGCAACCAGTTAAGCTCACTTCCAAAAAGTTTTTACGATCTGACGAATTTAACACGTTTAACCCTTGCAGTCAATCGCCTAAGCCATCTAGATGGTGCTTTTAAAAACCTCAAAAAACTTTTACATGTAAGCTTGGACACCAATTACTTTAGTACTCTCCCTGATGTGTTTAGCTCAATGCAATCGCTCTATTATTTAGATCTTTCGTTCAATAAATTAACAACATTGCCCCAATCGCTGGGTGAAATAAAAGAGCTTGAAACACTCATCTTAGAGGGGAATCTTTTACAAAATCTTCCTTCATTAGAGGCACACGACATGCTGGTCAAACTCAACCTTGCCTCCAACCATCTCACCTCCATCGACTTTGACCTTTCAAAACTAGAAGATTTGCAAATCCTCTCTTTAGAAAACAACCTCTTAGAGAGTGTGCCAAATACACTGTGCAAACTCTCCAAACTTACCTCTTTGGATTTGAGTGCTAACCGCCTTAAAAACCTCCCTGAATGCATCGGAAACTTATCACATCTCTATGAACTCGATGTGGAAGAAAACCTCTTAAGTAATCTTCCAAACTCGATTAAAAATCTCAAAAATCTCAAAAATCTTTTTATAGCCAATAATAACAATCTTCAAAAGCCAAACCTGCCTTCTTTAGAGTACTGCGACGTCGAATAA
- the nifV gene encoding homocitrate synthase, whose protein sequence is MIINDTTLRDGEQAPYVAFNTDEKIAIASALYLAGADELEVGIPAMGAKEQADIKEILALDLPLRIMSWNRATMSDLEASLACGLKAVDLSIPVSDILIEAKFGGDKARLLKSLEEVLHVSKNEGIFTCIGGEDSSRADLGFLKEVMELGASVGANRFRYCDTVGIMRPHQIYEHISYLSSLNLLEIEMHTHNDFGMATANAISGLEAGAMSVNTTVIGLGERAGNASFEQVLMSLAHLFGENRVINADALKHVVQLVEKASNQSISATMPIVGKNIFSHESGIHVNGMIKHEKAYEAFTPQSVGMKRSYPIGKHSGSSTLLFHLRAMGYEPENEVINKMLPQVREMVTKRKKVLNKKELKALYIASKAG, encoded by the coding sequence ATGATTATCAACGATACCACACTTAGGGATGGCGAACAAGCACCGTATGTCGCGTTTAATACTGATGAGAAGATCGCCATTGCTTCTGCTCTTTATTTGGCAGGTGCGGATGAGCTAGAAGTGGGTATTCCAGCGATGGGAGCGAAAGAGCAAGCCGACATCAAAGAGATATTAGCCCTTGATCTGCCTCTTCGCATTATGAGTTGGAATCGTGCCACGATGAGTGACCTTGAAGCCTCGCTTGCATGTGGTTTAAAAGCCGTTGATCTCTCCATCCCTGTCTCTGACATTCTCATCGAAGCGAAGTTTGGAGGCGACAAAGCACGTCTCTTAAAAAGCCTCGAAGAAGTTTTACATGTAAGCAAAAATGAGGGTATTTTTACCTGCATCGGTGGTGAGGATAGCTCCAGAGCAGATTTGGGTTTTCTCAAAGAGGTGATGGAGCTAGGAGCCAGTGTGGGAGCCAATCGCTTCCGTTACTGCGACACCGTGGGCATTATGCGCCCACATCAAATCTATGAGCATATCTCCTACCTTTCAAGCCTCAATCTTTTAGAGATCGAAATGCACACGCATAATGACTTTGGTATGGCAACGGCGAATGCTATTAGCGGTCTTGAAGCGGGCGCTATGAGTGTTAACACAACGGTCATTGGTCTGGGTGAACGTGCAGGAAACGCCAGTTTTGAACAGGTTTTAATGAGCCTTGCGCACCTTTTTGGAGAAAATCGCGTCATCAATGCAGATGCCCTTAAACACGTGGTGCAACTGGTTGAGAAAGCTTCCAATCAGAGTATCTCTGCCACGATGCCAATTGTTGGGAAGAACATCTTTTCACACGAATCAGGCATCCATGTCAATGGTATGATCAAGCACGAAAAAGCGTATGAAGCCTTTACACCTCAAAGCGTGGGGATGAAGCGAAGTTATCCTATTGGGAAACATTCGGGCAGTTCAACGCTTCTCTTCCATTTGCGTGCTATGGGCTATGAGCCTGAAAACGAGGTCATCAACAAGATGCTTCCACAAGTGCGTGAGATGGTCACAAAGCGTAAAAAAGTTCTGAACAAAAAGGAGCTAAAAGCGCTCTATATCGCTTCAAAAGCGGGATAA
- the nifB gene encoding nitrogenase cofactor biosynthesis protein NifB produces MSCSCTSSTNTQNELHASILQKINNHPCYSQDAHQHYARIHVAVAPACNIQCNYCNRKYDCSNESRPGVTSYKLTPKEAVKKVLHVGGLIQQLSVVGIAGPGDGLANPKQTFETFSLLKKYAPDIKLCLSTNGLMIHKHIDEIAKYNIEHVTVTLNSVDESGEIGSKIYPWVFYEHKKHRGVEGAKLLLEKQLLGIKMLVQRGILVKVNSVLIPGINDEHLHLVAKKVKELGVFIQNVMPIISKPEFGTKFGLDGVPSASHKQLMKAQEACDVNVKLMRHCRQCRADAVGLLGEDRSDEFFKESFADKSFEELSHHYNLNQRMKTHENIETWRRALRAANGKISQEVANKEELSSNGNTMLVAVTTRGNGLINDHFGSAKEFLIYEAGDKAIKFIMHRKVEKSYCMGKEGCDGSYPIEEIKNALSDCHLLLTQKIGECPQKELESIHLTCDESFADEPIELSVLKGVRKHFFAAS; encoded by the coding sequence CGTATCCACGTAGCGGTTGCTCCTGCTTGTAACATTCAATGCAACTATTGTAACCGCAAGTACGACTGCTCCAACGAGAGTCGCCCAGGCGTTACGAGCTATAAATTAACTCCTAAAGAAGCTGTTAAAAAGGTTTTACATGTAGGCGGACTCATCCAACAACTCAGCGTTGTTGGCATCGCGGGACCTGGCGATGGACTGGCAAACCCTAAGCAAACCTTTGAGACCTTCTCACTTCTTAAAAAGTACGCTCCTGACATCAAACTCTGCCTTTCAACGAATGGCTTGATGATCCATAAACATATTGATGAGATTGCAAAGTACAACATTGAACATGTTACAGTAACCCTCAACAGTGTTGATGAAAGCGGTGAAATCGGCTCCAAAATCTATCCGTGGGTATTTTACGAGCACAAAAAACACCGTGGCGTTGAGGGCGCTAAACTTTTACTTGAAAAGCAGCTTCTTGGTATTAAGATGTTGGTTCAAAGAGGTATTTTAGTTAAAGTCAATTCTGTCTTAATCCCAGGAATCAATGACGAACATCTTCATCTCGTTGCTAAAAAAGTTAAAGAATTGGGTGTTTTCATTCAAAATGTAATGCCCATCATCTCAAAACCAGAATTCGGTACTAAATTTGGCTTAGATGGCGTTCCTAGTGCCAGTCACAAACAGCTTATGAAGGCACAAGAAGCGTGTGATGTCAATGTCAAATTGATGCGCCATTGTCGCCAATGTCGCGCTGATGCGGTAGGACTTTTAGGAGAAGATCGAAGCGATGAATTTTTTAAAGAGAGTTTTGCTGACAAAAGCTTTGAAGAACTTTCGCACCATTACAACCTTAACCAACGTATGAAAACGCATGAAAACATTGAAACATGGCGAAGAGCTTTAAGAGCGGCGAATGGAAAAATCAGCCAAGAAGTTGCCAATAAAGAAGAACTGAGTTCCAATGGCAATACCATGCTTGTCGCTGTTACAACACGCGGAAATGGTCTCATTAACGATCACTTTGGAAGCGCCAAAGAGTTTCTTATCTACGAAGCGGGCGATAAGGCGATCAAATTTATCATGCACCGTAAAGTCGAAAAATCGTACTGCATGGGTAAAGAGGGATGCGATGGAAGCTATCCAATAGAAGAGATCAAAAACGCACTCTCTGATTGTCATCTTCTTTTAACCCAAAAAATTGGTGAGTGCCCACAAAAAGAGTTAGAGAGCATTCACCTGACGTGTGATGAGAGTTTTGCGGATGAGCCAATTGAGCTTTCTGTCTTAAAGGGAGTGCGTAAACACTTTTTTGCTGCTTCATAA